TCCATATCTTCATCAGCACAATCACGATCTTGACGATCCATGAGGGCATTTAAGATCATTTCAGCTAAACGCATGCCACCTTTATAACCAACCAAAGGCAGGTAAGAGTGAACATAACGGTCAACGATGGGGAAGCCAGCCCGAACCAGCGGAATATCTTCGGCTTTGGCAACATATTTGCCATGGGTGCCGCCGATCATCAGATCGACACGGTCGTTTTTAATCCATTGATGGAGTTCAAACAAGTCAGCATTACCTTTAGCGGTACAGCCTTCCATACCATATTTTTCAAAAAGGGCCGTGGCTTTTTCTTCAAAGGCCTTGCCGGGAGTTCCGGTGACCAGATATTTGGGAATCATCCCCATTTCTAAAGTGAATTGTGCCAAAGCTAAGACGGTATCGGGATCGCCGTAAATAGCAACCGACTTATTTTGAGAGTATTTATGTGAATCTAACAGGATATCGACTAATTGACCACGTTCTTCTTCAATGGCGTAGGGGACTTCATTTTTAGAAAAATGGTTTAAAGCCATGATGAATTGATCGGTTAATTCGATCCCAATTGGCAAGGGCAGGGTCTGAAAAGGAACCTTACATTTGCTTTCTAACGATTCGGCTGGTGGGGTCGAAGTGATTTCCCCTAAGGCTAAGGAAAGTTCGCAATTGCCCAGATCTTTGATATCGGCAATCGTCGTGCCACCTTTGGGATACATGGTGTATTCGCCAGTCATTGGCGAGTCCATCACAGCACTGGTGTCAGGCAGCATCGTATACGCAACCCCCATAAGGGTCATCAGTTTTTTCATTTCACGCATATCACCGGGATTGACAAAGCCGGGGAAAAGCGCCAGTTTGCCATTTTTTTCACCGGTGTTTTGTGATAAATAATGCATTAAGCCAGTGATCATGCTG
This is a stretch of genomic DNA from Acetobacterium woodii DSM 1030. It encodes these proteins:
- the nifK gene encoding nitrogenase molybdenum-iron protein subunit beta encodes the protein MLDVTPKKIAERSALRINPLKTCQPVGAMYAALGVHNCMPHSHGSQGCCSYHRMFLTRHFKDPAIAASSSFTEGASVFGGGSNLKTAIKNIFDLYDPDIIAVHTTCLSETIGDDLVTYITDAKIPEGKIVVHANTPSYVGSHITGFSSMITGLMHYLSQNTGEKNGKLALFPGFVNPGDMREMKKLMTLMGVAYTMLPDTSAVMDSPMTGEYTMYPKGGTTIADIKDLGNCELSLALGEITSTPPAESLESKCKVPFQTLPLPIGIELTDQFIMALNHFSKNEVPYAIEEERGQLVDILLDSHKYSQNKSVAIYGDPDTVLALAQFTLEMGMIPKYLVTGTPGKAFEEKATALFEKYGMEGCTAKGNADLFELHQWIKNDRVDLMIGGTHGKYVAKAEDIPLVRAGFPIVDRYVHSYLPLVGYKGGMRLAEMILNALMDRQDRDCADEDMEMIM